The DNA window TTACAGGCTCCAAAACTTACTGAACAAGAAGACATCCAAAGGGATCTCATTGTCTCCAGTTTTGCAGCATTAGCCAAAAGAGCGTTGTCACCAAAGGGGCAGTCTCTGATCTCTAGTTTTCTGAGGCTCTCACATCCAGAGAGTACATGGTGGAGGCCCATATCACTATCCCCAACAAAGGCGACGGAAAGCATCTCTAACTTTTTAGCATGGGTCCCAATGTACTCAAACACACGGTCAGTAAGAAGGCCAGAAAGAGAAAGTCGCCGCAACGCTTTGCATTGTTCCACAATTTCCCCAAAACCAGCATCAAGCGGTTCAAGAGTCAAGTAATCAGGAGTTCGAGGTTCCAAAATACACAAGCGAAAACGAACCATGTTAGGACTGTTTCTAGCAATAGTAATCAAAGCGGCATTTGTCATTTGGCGGCAGAAGTATAGAACTGTTTGGAGCTTAGGGCAGCCATCTGAAACAGCTACAAGTCCCTGCTCTGTCAGGGAAACATTTGGTTCTGGATCAAAGGGATCAGAAGGAAACACCCTAAGTTCTTGCAGGTCTTTACAGGTAACGGCAAGCGCCTGGAGACCGGTATCTTCAATGTAGTCTAGTACCTGTAGTCACATTTATTCAAAGTGAAATGTCTTAAACACTAAGCAACTATTCCAAGCTTGTAGCAAGAAAGATTAAAGAACCATTAGCAGGAAATTCTTTGAATGTCACAGGAAAAGAGAACAGATAAAAAAGTCTTCAGCATAAAAGTTAAGTTACCTATTTCGTAAAAAAGTCTTCAGCATTAAGATTGATAAATATGTCATATGGCCATTGCGTATGAGAATTATACAACCAAAGAATGTATCTTCTAGATCCTACTTCATGTACAGGTCTATAACTTCAACTTAAGGTAAAGGTGAATTATTTTAGCCAATCTTATGAGTGGAAAGTATCTGCATATCATGATTTTTATCCTAGATATCCTTGCCGTCAACAGAATTTACAAGACGATAAACAGGTAAAATTTTGTGTGCTTCTCTTATAAACAATCCCTTGCCTTCAAGGCTCAAGATATCATGCTCTTAAGTTATCAGAATGTTGTGACTGAAAACATAGgcaagtaaagtaaagtaaagcACTGGAACATACCCACAATCTCTGCAAATTATGACACAGACTTATGAGCTTGTTAAGATGAGGGTTTTGAATAGTAGCATAGCTTAAATTCAATGAGGTGAGTCTGGAGCAAACTGGATATACAGCTGGAAGGTAAGCTGGCATGACATCCCAAAATCCAGACAAGCCTTCAAGTATCTTGCAGCCTGAAAAAGCTTCTTGGAGGTTTGAGAAAACATCAGGCTGTAACTGTACCTCAGAAGAGTATGCACCTGTACCAAATTCAACCAATTGGGAAGCACAAGACAATATGTGTGGAAGTTTCTCAAGGGGGACAGCTTGACTGAGCCGAAGTGTCTTCAAATTAGGAGAACGTGCAATGAGACTCTCTAGATGTGATAAGCTGATCTCAGAACCCAAACAAGAAATGTTAAGTGACACCAGTGACGTACAACCATCAGGAAAATGACTGAGCCAATCACTACTTAGGTCCTCCAATTCACTTTCTCCCAAGTCTAGTTCAGTGAGATTTCTGCATGAGAAAAAAAGTGCAAATAACAATTTCAATTCTTTCTGTAAGTGTATGGGAGATGCCCATTATGTTAAGCAGCAATCAAATAAGTAAGGCAATAAAAGGGACCGACCTGCAGTTAGCGGCAATGGCAGCAAGTCCATCGGTAGTAAAGCCTTCACAAGACAACAAGACCAAGACCTTGAAATAATGAAATGAGGTGGAAATCAAGTCCAAGGAGTCATCAGTGACAACCATTCGCTTGAGTCTAATTTCCTCAAGCCAAGGATAAGAGGGAGACATTGCAGCAATCCAAGGTTGAAGATAGGCACCCCATCCCTCAGGAACGAGATTAAAGTCGGCAAAATGGGGCTTTCCTTTGAGATAGATAGATGTGAGTTGAGGGAAGCGTGTGATCATAATCTCAGGGCTAACGGCGTAGCAGTTGCCGATGAAGACACTCCTCCTAGAGCGCCTCTCGAGCTCGTACCACGACTTAGAGACTAAGGATATACTGTTACGGTCCTTGTGTGAGGTTAACAAGGAGAAGAGGTGCTTCAACACTTGTTCAGGGAATGACGACGAAGACATTGTTGTTCAGATCTGGAAGAGGATGAGGATGATTTATTGTTGGAAATGGATAGTTAGTTAACTAACTTAACCAGGGTTGGGTTAAGTTTAGtttagtttagtttagttgtcGGTGctcatattaattattgtggatactttttttttttattctttcttctcttaaTTGTCTTTCCATTTTTAAACATGAAATTGATTGAAAatcattcattatatatattatatatatttaaaagaagtaCGTATGTCTGTCTTTGTATACATATCACTTAAGGTAAAGTCCAtgatattatttcattttgtaaGTAAAATAGTTGATTATTTCATtacaaattttagatattttggaCCGTTGCTTCAAATCAGGCTCCGCTCCGCTTTTGGAATTAAACTCCATCCATATCCATAACCATAACATGGTCTCACTACTACACAAACTccaaaattaattagttatactCATCATCAAAATGGGAGATGAGCTATCAACACACACACTCACACTGGTACTGACAAGAAATGTAATCCCTCTCCCTCTCCATGGCTTCAATCAACTCTagctcttcttttttttgttttgttttgtttttatagCTGCTAGGAACAgaatagtactccctccattcatCACAGTGGTCCAATCTGTGATGAACAACTCATCATGGAATTTGAAAATGATTCATTCATAATTAAGTAATCCCTCATGCCCTAACATTAAGTGCAGACCACAGCTCCTTAACATGGTTGATGCGCTGAGGGATATGATCACCATTGCCTTTCACAAAATATGATCCATTCATCGAGAAATGAATCTGACTACTCTATCAGATCCTGATAACGACCAAGAGGAAATCCAAGCATCAAACGGCTGATCAAGTACTAAAGTTGCACCaagaaaaattgaggaaaagaCCCGAGTTCAACAACAACTTCTAATGCAGAAAGATGAGAGGCAATCAGACAGCAGCCTCAGGATGAAGGGGGATAATTTCATTGAGAGATACAAGAATGGCAATACATCTCAATTAAGTGATTATTTACTCTGATAAGCAAAAACAATATGAATAAAGCTGTAGTACATGGTGTGAATATTTAAtactaaaacaataaattataccAAAATCCAATCTGTACCAACAATGCAGCAGAAATTACAGACAAAAGACCAGAATTGCACTAAAAACTGATGCTAGAGGAAT is part of the Solanum stenotomum isolate F172 chromosome 8, ASM1918654v1, whole genome shotgun sequence genome and encodes:
- the LOC125874966 gene encoding protein TRANSPORT INHIBITOR RESPONSE 1-like; the protein is MSSSSFPEQVLKHLFSLLTSHKDRNSISLVSKSWYELERRSRRSVFIGNCYAVSPEIMITRFPQLTSIYLKGKPHFADFNLVPEGWGAYLQPWIAAMSPSYPWLEEIRLKRMVVTDDSLDLISTSFHYFKVLVLLSCEGFTTDGLAAIAANCRNLTELDLGESELEDLSSDWLSHFPDGCTSLVSLNISCLGSEISLSHLESLIARSPNLKTLRLSQAVPLEKLPHILSCASQLVEFGTGAYSSEVQLQPDVFSNLQEAFSGCKILEGLSGFWDVMPAYLPAVYPVCSRLTSLNLSYATIQNPHLNKLISLCHNLQRLWVLDYIEDTGLQALAVTCKDLQELRVFPSDPFDPEPNVSLTEQGLVAVSDGCPKLQTVLYFCRQMTNAALITIARNSPNMVRFRLCILEPRTPDYLTLEPLDAGFGEIVEQCKALRRLSLSGLLTDRVFEYIGTHAKKLEMLSVAFVGDSDMGLHHVLSGCESLRKLEIRDCPFGDNALLANAAKLETMRSLWMSSCSVSFGACKLLSQKMPRLNIEVIDETGLLDTQPRSCPVDKLYIYRTVAGPRFDLPGFVRIMKEDAAH